The following proteins are encoded in a genomic region of Mahella australiensis 50-1 BON:
- a CDS encoding 1-phosphofructokinase family hexose kinase, protein MITTVTLNPAIDQTIIVDEFKPGEIHKVKVRRMDVGGKGINVSKLIRVFDGDTTAIGYLGTKNKQFFEDFFRMYGIKYDFVLVEGDTRTNTKIIDLSRHQTTEFNESGFSITQEDVEKLKVIIKKYEMASKYIVFSGSMYNGNYPGLFGEYLAQIGDHNKIVIDATGEMLLEGVKYQPFLVKPNIDELKATFGINSSSLEDIIRAAISIRERFHIKWILLSMGANGAALISREMILKADALKVNVKSTVGAGDSMMGGFIYSYDLYGDPIEAFRYAMACGAAAVTTEGTEVFPKEFAMDLYKEVVITDMTSVYLSYKG, encoded by the coding sequence ATGATTACAACTGTTACATTAAATCCGGCGATAGACCAAACCATTATAGTGGATGAGTTTAAACCGGGAGAAATCCATAAAGTGAAAGTCAGACGTATGGATGTTGGGGGCAAGGGCATAAACGTATCCAAGCTTATTCGCGTCTTCGATGGAGATACTACGGCTATAGGATATTTGGGAACAAAAAATAAGCAATTTTTTGAGGATTTCTTCCGGATGTACGGCATAAAATACGATTTTGTATTGGTGGAAGGAGATACCAGGACAAACACCAAGATTATAGATTTGAGCAGACATCAAACCACCGAATTCAATGAATCTGGATTTTCCATAACCCAAGAAGACGTTGAAAAATTAAAAGTAATAATAAAAAAATATGAGATGGCTTCCAAATATATAGTTTTTAGTGGCAGTATGTATAATGGGAATTATCCGGGTCTATTTGGCGAATATCTGGCTCAAATAGGCGATCATAATAAAATTGTGATCGATGCTACTGGTGAAATGTTGCTGGAAGGCGTAAAATATCAGCCTTTCCTTGTTAAGCCTAATATAGACGAATTAAAAGCAACGTTTGGCATAAATTCATCATCTTTAGAAGATATAATCCGAGCCGCTATTTCTATAAGAGAACGATTCCATATAAAATGGATTTTGTTATCCATGGGTGCAAACGGTGCCGCACTGATATCACGTGAAATGATATTGAAGGCCGATGCCTTAAAAGTGAATGTGAAAAGTACCGTCGGAGCAGGAGACTCCATGATGGGGGGCTTTATATATTCGTATGACCTCTACGGTGATCCTATAGAAGCATTTCGGTATGCTATGGCTTGCGGGGCCGCGGCGGTCACCACAGAAGGGACTGAAGTATTTCCAAAAGAATTTGCTATGGACTTATACAAGGAAGTAGTCATAACTGACATGACGTCGGTTTATTTGTCTTATAAAGGGTGA
- a CDS encoding basic amino acid ABC transporter substrate-binding protein, which produces MVKKPLKIIFTLVTTLLIAAMAVGCSGNIDTMKRIKDDGQVIMGTNAAFPPFEMRQGDAIVGIDAEIAQAIADKLGVKLKIEDMDFEALPSALKSGKVDFIAAGYTIRPDRQEEADFSDTYLKAVQAIIVLKDNDTIKTAEDLNGKRIGTQEGTTGTDLFRENSPYKDVKLTTYKKGADAVLDLKNKRVDAVVLDNYTSMALADLNPEIKLLDEPAAPPEEYAIAVRKGDTELLQTINDTLKELKDSGKLEEIFKKYISDYRSE; this is translated from the coding sequence ATGGTTAAAAAACCCCTTAAAATTATATTTACGTTGGTAACCACATTGCTGATTGCAGCGATGGCGGTCGGTTGCAGCGGCAATATCGATACTATGAAGCGCATAAAAGATGACGGCCAGGTGATAATGGGCACAAACGCGGCATTCCCACCGTTTGAGATGCGCCAGGGCGATGCTATTGTGGGTATCGACGCCGAGATAGCTCAAGCCATAGCCGATAAGCTTGGAGTAAAGCTTAAAATAGAGGATATGGATTTCGAGGCCCTGCCGTCGGCATTGAAGAGCGGCAAGGTGGATTTTATAGCGGCAGGCTACACGATAAGGCCCGATAGACAGGAAGAAGCGGACTTTAGCGATACGTACTTAAAAGCTGTGCAGGCCATCATAGTGTTGAAGGATAACGATACAATAAAGACTGCGGAGGACTTAAACGGCAAGAGGATAGGTACTCAGGAAGGTACAACCGGAACAGACCTTTTCAGGGAGAATAGCCCTTATAAGGATGTGAAGCTAACGACTTATAAAAAGGGTGCCGATGCCGTGCTGGATCTCAAGAATAAACGCGTGGATGCCGTCGTATTGGATAATTATACATCTATGGCCTTGGCCGATCTTAATCCTGAGATAAAGCTGCTCGATGAGCCGGCGGCACCTCCGGAAGAATACGCTATAGCGGTGAGAAAGGGCGATACGGAGCTACTTCAAACCATAAACGATACTTTGAAAGAGTTAAAAGACAGTGGTAAGCTGGAGGAGATATTCAAAAAATATATATCCGATTATAGATCGGAGTAA
- a CDS encoding uroporphyrinogen decarboxylase family protein → MTGKERAKAIVEGLECDHLPIQPMVMMFAAKYAGIPYGEYCKDGLKMAQAQMKTAVDYDLDVLLACSDPARELIDIAGEDSVKWFYDQPPAIDEERAALSNKSRLKEFKIPDPWNKGRMNDRIIAIQKMKEEMGDRLSIVGWVEGPLALAAELRGINNIMIDFIDDPDFVLELFDFTARTAMVYAKAQVEAGANTIGMSDAAASLIGPALYEKFLWPAQRMVLSAIKEYGAISRLHMCGNTNDLIVKMKELPVDIYELDFPVDLETARQILGPDRVILGNVSTIDDLLNGTPDDVHKAAAYCHKVCGRYHIVGAGCEVSPRTPPENLRAMMRYALEHKP, encoded by the coding sequence GTGACTGGTAAAGAAAGGGCGAAAGCTATTGTAGAAGGCCTAGAGTGCGATCATTTGCCGATCCAACCCATGGTGATGATGTTCGCCGCAAAATATGCAGGCATACCATACGGCGAGTATTGTAAAGATGGCCTTAAAATGGCTCAAGCTCAGATGAAGACGGCTGTGGATTATGACTTGGATGTGCTCCTCGCATGCTCCGATCCAGCCCGTGAACTCATCGATATAGCAGGAGAGGACAGCGTAAAATGGTTTTATGACCAGCCTCCGGCCATAGATGAGGAGAGAGCTGCTTTATCCAATAAAAGTCGCCTTAAAGAATTTAAGATTCCGGACCCTTGGAATAAAGGCCGTATGAATGATCGCATTATAGCTATCCAGAAGATGAAGGAAGAGATGGGCGATCGATTAAGTATAGTCGGTTGGGTAGAAGGTCCGCTGGCATTGGCAGCCGAGCTGAGAGGTATAAACAATATAATGATAGATTTTATAGATGATCCGGATTTTGTGCTCGAGTTATTTGATTTTACCGCTAGGACAGCGATGGTGTATGCCAAAGCCCAGGTGGAAGCTGGCGCCAATACGATAGGCATGAGCGATGCCGCGGCATCGTTGATAGGGCCAGCATTGTATGAAAAGTTTTTATGGCCGGCGCAGCGAATGGTGTTGTCGGCTATAAAGGAATACGGTGCTATAAGCAGGTTGCATATGTGCGGCAATACAAATGATCTGATAGTGAAAATGAAAGAGTTGCCGGTCGATATATATGAATTGGACTTTCCTGTGGATCTCGAGACAGCTCGTCAAATATTAGGGCCGGATAGAGTGATTCTGGGCAATGTATCCACCATAGACGATCTGCTAAACGGTACACCCGATGATGTGCATAAGGCTGCTGCCTATTGCCATAAGGTATGCGGCAGGTATCATATAGTGGGTGCCGGCTGTGAAGTATCGCCGAGGACGCCTCCCGAAAATCTCAGAGCGATGATGAGATATGCTTTGGAGCATAAACCATGA
- a CDS encoding CxxC-x17-CxxC domain-containing protein → MSSRQPRQMYDAVCAACGAPTKVPFEPRNDRPVYCSDCYQARR, encoded by the coding sequence ATGTCATCGAGGCAGCCACGTCAGATGTACGATGCAGTATGCGCAGCGTGCGGCGCACCTACCAAGGTTCCATTTGAACCGAGAAACGATAGACCAGTTTACTGCAGTGATTGTTACCAAGCGCGCAGATAG
- the hpf gene encoding ribosome hibernation-promoting factor, HPF/YfiA family: MRIIISGKNIPITDALRAIVDKKLGKFDRYFDEDTEVRVVMSVEKNRHIVEITIPLNGSILRAEDYSDDMYTSIERVLQKLERQIHKHKTKLEKRIKEGAFKSDELLFDIETESEESEQHDVVRTKRFALKPMSIEEAITQMELLGHDFFVFNNAETEEINVVYRRRDGGYGLIEPDYA, translated from the coding sequence ATGCGTATAATCATCAGCGGCAAGAATATACCTATTACCGATGCGTTGCGTGCCATAGTAGATAAAAAGTTAGGCAAATTTGACAGATATTTCGATGAGGATACCGAGGTCCGCGTGGTCATGTCTGTAGAGAAAAATCGCCATATAGTTGAGATTACCATACCGCTCAACGGTAGCATACTGCGCGCGGAGGACTATTCCGATGATATGTACACATCCATAGAGCGCGTGCTGCAAAAGCTGGAACGCCAGATCCATAAACATAAGACCAAGCTGGAAAAACGCATAAAAGAGGGCGCTTTTAAGTCTGATGAACTCCTATTCGACATAGAAACAGAATCCGAAGAATCAGAACAGCACGATGTGGTGAGGACTAAAAGATTTGCGTTAAAACCGATGTCTATAGAAGAAGCCATAACCCAGATGGAATTGTTGGGCCACGATTTCTTCGTGTTTAATAATGCCGAAACCGAAGAGATAAATGTGGTATACAGGAGAAGAGACGGAGGCTATGGGTTGATAGAGCCGGATTACGCTTGA
- the rbsK gene encoding ribokinase → MDKDIDVLVLGSLNMDLIIETDRNPYPGETIRGKAFYTSPGGKGDNQAVAIGRLGGNVSFMGCVGKDEYGRQLIANLIDNHVGTGGISELDGVSTGLAFINVFKGQNTIILYAGANGQCTIDQMKHYEGMIKRARILLMQLEIPLETVVWAASVAKKSDTMVVLNPAPAATLDDEFYHDIDVLVPNELEAQQLLDMEVKQRSDYDKMVTMLTDMGVKNAIITLGSKGMIYNSGSGIKHKPAYEVKAVDSTGAGDAFIGGLCYALAQGMDMDRATDYANAVAAISVMRIGAQSASPTAKEVEEFLAKHTK, encoded by the coding sequence ATGGACAAAGATATAGATGTTTTGGTACTAGGCAGTCTTAATATGGATCTTATAATAGAGACCGATAGAAATCCATATCCCGGTGAAACTATAAGGGGCAAGGCATTCTATACGTCGCCGGGCGGTAAGGGAGATAACCAGGCTGTGGCCATAGGCCGATTGGGCGGCAATGTATCCTTTATGGGATGTGTCGGCAAGGACGAATACGGCCGGCAACTTATAGCTAATTTGATTGACAATCATGTCGGTACCGGTGGCATATCCGAATTAGACGGTGTTAGCACTGGCTTGGCATTCATAAATGTATTTAAAGGCCAAAACACCATAATATTATATGCCGGAGCCAATGGCCAATGCACCATAGATCAGATGAAGCATTATGAAGGCATGATAAAGAGGGCACGCATACTGCTCATGCAACTGGAAATACCATTGGAGACCGTCGTATGGGCGGCTAGCGTGGCTAAAAAGTCAGATACCATGGTGGTATTGAATCCTGCTCCCGCAGCAACTCTGGATGATGAGTTCTACCACGATATAGATGTACTCGTGCCCAATGAGTTAGAAGCGCAGCAGTTATTGGATATGGAGGTCAAGCAGCGTTCTGATTATGACAAGATGGTGACCATGTTGACAGACATGGGCGTAAAAAACGCTATAATAACGCTTGGCAGCAAGGGTATGATCTATAATTCCGGCAGTGGCATAAAACATAAGCCGGCTTACGAAGTAAAGGCAGTGGATTCCACAGGAGCCGGCGATGCCTTTATAGGTGGGTTATGCTATGCGTTGGCTCAAGGTATGGATATGGACAGAGCCACCGACTACGCCAATGCTGTGGCCGCCATATCGGTTATGCGCATCGGCGCTCAGAGCGCTTCGCCTACTGCGAAAGAAGTGGAGGAGTTTTTGGCTAAGCATACAAAATAA
- a CDS encoding proline--tRNA ligase yields MKMSEMFFTTLRETPSEAEIPSHQLMLRAGLMRKLASGIYNYLPLGKRVLKKVEEIVREEMDKTGAQEILASALLPAELWKETGRWDVFGPEMFKLKDRNEREFCLGPTHEEIFTDIVRNEIKSYKQLPFNLYQIQTKYRDEKRPRFGVMRSREFIMKDAYSFDKDWDGLDISYKKMYDAYCAIFDRCDLKYWVVDADTGAMGGKDSNEFMVSSDVGEAEVAYCDECGYAANIEKAPCVNRPIHAEEAEKEIKKVATPDVKTVDELMHFFNTTADRFVKTLIYAIDDKAVAVMLRGDREVNITKLQNLFKASAIEMADRNTVENVTGAEVGFAGPININVDALVVDDEVAHMKNFIIGANETGYHYENVNYGRDFKADVVADIRNIEVGDPCPKCGKPINIARGIEVGHIFKLGTKYTEALGATYLDENGQEQPIIMGCYGIGINRTVAAIIEQHHDDRGIIWPMSVTPYHVIIVVASNYQPEQIQAAEKIHYELVSRGIEVLLDDRDERAGVKFNDADLIGIPIRITVGKKISAGMVEFKRRDKADSIDIPVSDIVDKVIAEIKHELA; encoded by the coding sequence ATGAAAATGTCGGAAATGTTTTTTACAACGCTGCGCGAAACTCCGTCTGAGGCTGAAATACCCAGCCATCAGCTTATGCTCCGCGCAGGGCTTATGCGCAAGTTGGCAAGCGGTATATACAATTACTTGCCGCTTGGCAAGCGCGTACTCAAGAAGGTTGAGGAGATAGTGCGCGAGGAAATGGATAAGACTGGCGCTCAGGAGATATTGGCCTCGGCGTTGCTGCCGGCCGAATTATGGAAGGAAACCGGGCGCTGGGACGTATTTGGTCCTGAAATGTTCAAATTAAAGGACCGAAATGAGCGTGAATTCTGCCTCGGCCCTACGCACGAGGAGATATTCACTGATATAGTCCGCAACGAAATAAAATCGTATAAACAGTTGCCTTTTAACCTATATCAGATACAAACCAAATATAGAGATGAGAAACGACCGCGTTTCGGCGTTATGCGCTCGCGTGAATTCATAATGAAAGACGCCTACAGTTTCGATAAAGACTGGGACGGGCTGGATATATCATATAAAAAGATGTACGATGCCTATTGCGCCATATTCGATCGTTGCGACCTAAAATACTGGGTGGTGGATGCCGATACTGGCGCTATGGGCGGTAAGGATTCCAACGAATTTATGGTGTCCTCCGATGTCGGGGAGGCTGAAGTGGCTTATTGCGATGAATGCGGATACGCGGCCAACATTGAAAAGGCTCCGTGCGTGAATCGCCCGATTCACGCAGAGGAGGCTGAGAAGGAAATAAAGAAAGTGGCTACGCCCGATGTAAAAACGGTGGACGAGTTGATGCATTTCTTCAATACCACCGCCGACCGCTTTGTTAAGACGCTCATATACGCGATAGACGATAAAGCAGTAGCGGTCATGTTGCGCGGTGATCGTGAGGTGAATATCACCAAGCTTCAAAATCTTTTCAAGGCATCGGCCATAGAGATGGCCGACCGCAATACGGTGGAGAACGTTACCGGTGCCGAGGTTGGCTTCGCAGGCCCGATTAATATAAATGTCGATGCGCTGGTAGTGGACGACGAAGTGGCTCATATGAAAAATTTCATAATAGGCGCCAATGAAACCGGTTACCACTACGAAAACGTAAATTACGGCAGAGACTTCAAAGCCGACGTAGTCGCCGATATACGAAACATAGAGGTAGGGGATCCTTGCCCTAAATGCGGAAAACCCATAAACATAGCCCGCGGCATAGAGGTAGGCCACATATTCAAGCTCGGCACCAAGTACACCGAGGCGTTGGGCGCCACATACCTGGATGAAAACGGACAGGAGCAGCCCATCATCATGGGCTGCTATGGCATAGGCATAAACAGAACAGTAGCCGCTATAATAGAGCAACACCACGACGACAGGGGCATAATATGGCCCATGAGCGTAACGCCATATCATGTAATCATCGTCGTGGCCAGCAATTATCAACCTGAACAGATACAGGCCGCCGAAAAAATACACTATGAGCTGGTTTCGCGCGGAATAGAGGTGCTGTTGGATGACCGCGACGAAAGAGCGGGCGTCAAATTCAACGATGCTGATTTAATAGGCATACCTATACGAATTACCGTAGGCAAAAAAATAAGCGCTGGTATGGTGGAATTCAAGCGCCGCGATAAAGCCGATAGCATAGATATACCTGTAAGCGATATCGTCGATAAGGTGATAGCTGAAATAAAGCACGAACTGGCATAA
- a CDS encoding tetratricopeptide repeat protein, whose product MFKKICLIMITATLFLPIFIKPAIVYAAPLITDNESDEARVMPSSAISLLSLKATVDVGINNSDVSLQYVIKNNSDKPVHITMGYLENVAKVYDFSRGKDIYINGQLPKGNQVVKLGTGEYTGLRWMTWPVDIKANQTLVIKGTLSLHNKLLNDGTQVMDFPLKSMALWDGAVKQIELTFRFPQPMIYAMDPTPKPTPTKISDEGNLVWRYSNVEPPEDIIVHFKPTEFIATERLRLSGNKQLQSIAQFYNNDDYVNVINAGERYLSVKPSAQYEPLVQLLLARSYTELLQSDKAIELYNRLLSSNKLGDLAVTVKQQALFYKYTAAQQQNDVGEQQDVLDRIGSLDDEESTPAFKSWAAEQKINIQAVAIVKEAEKRAAEQAARKAAQRKRFSLDRPINIDGYNIALKYILAAAFIIVIIIITLILRSKRKKRRKRMPRW is encoded by the coding sequence ATGTTTAAGAAGATATGTTTGATAATGATTACGGCAACATTATTTTTGCCGATATTTATAAAGCCCGCAATTGTATATGCAGCACCGCTTATAACCGATAATGAAAGCGACGAAGCACGGGTAATGCCTTCATCTGCAATATCGCTGTTGTCATTGAAAGCCACTGTCGATGTTGGGATAAATAACTCCGATGTTTCATTGCAATATGTTATAAAAAATAACAGCGATAAGCCTGTTCATATAACAATGGGATACCTCGAAAATGTTGCAAAAGTATATGACTTTTCAAGGGGCAAGGATATATATATAAACGGCCAGTTGCCTAAAGGTAATCAGGTGGTCAAACTCGGAACAGGCGAGTATACGGGTTTGCGCTGGATGACTTGGCCTGTCGATATAAAGGCCAATCAGACATTGGTAATAAAAGGCACATTGTCACTGCATAATAAGCTGCTCAACGATGGGACACAGGTCATGGATTTCCCGCTTAAGTCGATGGCATTATGGGATGGGGCTGTCAAACAGATAGAATTAACCTTCCGTTTTCCACAGCCTATGATATACGCTATGGACCCCACGCCCAAACCAACGCCTACCAAAATAAGCGACGAGGGCAATCTTGTATGGCGTTACAGCAATGTGGAACCGCCAGAGGATATAATCGTGCATTTTAAGCCTACCGAATTCATCGCAACAGAAAGGCTGAGGTTATCCGGCAATAAGCAACTCCAATCCATCGCCCAGTTCTACAACAACGACGATTACGTCAACGTCATAAATGCAGGCGAAAGGTATCTTTCGGTCAAGCCATCAGCGCAATATGAGCCGCTGGTGCAATTACTGCTGGCGCGCTCGTATACCGAGCTGTTGCAATCTGACAAAGCCATAGAACTCTATAACCGCCTGCTGTCCAGCAATAAGCTGGGCGACCTTGCCGTGACCGTCAAGCAGCAAGCATTGTTTTATAAATATACAGCCGCACAGCAACAAAACGATGTGGGGGAGCAGCAAGATGTGCTCGATAGAATAGGAAGTCTCGACGACGAGGAATCCACGCCGGCTTTCAAATCATGGGCCGCCGAGCAGAAAATTAATATTCAAGCCGTCGCCATAGTAAAAGAAGCCGAGAAAAGGGCTGCTGAACAAGCCGCCCGAAAGGCTGCTCAGCGCAAAAGATTCAGTCTTGATCGCCCCATCAATATAGACGGCTACAATATAGCGCTGAAATATATACTGGCGGCTGCGTTTATAATAGTCATCATTATAATAACACTTATATTGAGGAGCAAGCGTAAAAAACGCAGGAAACGCATGCCGCGCTGGTAG
- a CDS encoding amino acid ABC transporter ATP-binding protein, producing MIETVELHKNFGKLEVLKGINTRVDKGEVICIIGPSGSGKSTFLRCINLLEEPTSGEIYIEGVSVMEHKKDINKLRQKVGMVFQQFNLFPHLKVIDNVALAPMKVKKLDKEAVYARARQLLARVGLNDKAEAYPAQLSGGQKQRVAIARALAMDPDVMLFDEPTSALDPEMVGEVLDVMKQLAKDGMTMVVVSHEMGFAREVSDRVLFMDAGIIAEEGAPAQIFSNPKNERTKVFLGKVL from the coding sequence ATGATAGAGACAGTGGAGCTACATAAAAATTTCGGTAAACTCGAGGTATTAAAGGGTATAAACACAAGGGTCGATAAAGGTGAAGTGATATGTATAATAGGCCCTAGCGGTTCGGGTAAAAGCACGTTTTTGCGTTGTATAAATCTGCTTGAGGAGCCTACGTCAGGTGAGATATATATAGAAGGCGTGTCGGTTATGGAGCATAAGAAGGATATAAACAAGCTGCGGCAGAAAGTGGGCATGGTATTTCAGCAGTTTAACCTTTTTCCCCATCTTAAGGTGATAGATAATGTGGCATTAGCCCCTATGAAGGTCAAAAAGCTGGATAAAGAAGCTGTATACGCCAGAGCACGGCAACTATTGGCGAGGGTGGGGCTAAACGATAAAGCTGAAGCATACCCGGCTCAGCTTTCGGGCGGGCAGAAGCAGCGTGTGGCCATAGCTCGAGCTTTGGCTATGGATCCTGACGTCATGCTGTTCGACGAGCCTACCTCCGCATTGGATCCGGAAATGGTGGGAGAGGTGCTCGATGTCATGAAACAGCTTGCCAAGGATGGCATGACTATGGTGGTCGTAAGCCATGAGATGGGTTTTGCCCGGGAGGTTAGCGACCGCGTGCTGTTCATGGATGCCGGTATCATAGCTGAGGAAGGCGCGCCGGCTCAGATATTCTCTAATCCTAAGAATGAAAGAACCAAGGTTTTCCTGGGTAAAGTACTGTAA
- a CDS encoding amino acid ABC transporter permease yields MDGLYNAIYRNFIRDDRYMYMLNGLETTVIIALAAAALGMIIGVVMALGKISKNKIFNVLASTYVEIIRGTPTVVQLMIIYYIIFGSTAVPKLMIAIVAFGINSGGYVAEIVRAGIQAVDKGQMEAARSLGMTYGMAMRHVIMPQAFRNILPALVNEFITLLKETSVSGFIALDDLTKGADIIRGITFDPYTPLLTAAAIYLVLTNLISFIFRKVERRMRISEQ; encoded by the coding sequence TTGGACGGGCTTTATAATGCCATATACAGAAACTTTATACGCGATGATCGTTATATGTATATGCTTAATGGCCTTGAAACCACCGTCATAATAGCGCTGGCGGCGGCCGCTTTAGGCATGATCATAGGCGTTGTGATGGCGCTGGGCAAAATATCTAAAAATAAAATATTTAATGTATTGGCTTCGACGTATGTCGAGATTATAAGGGGTACGCCTACCGTGGTGCAACTCATGATCATATATTATATAATATTCGGTAGTACGGCGGTACCTAAGCTAATGATAGCGATAGTGGCCTTTGGCATAAACAGCGGCGGTTATGTAGCCGAGATAGTAAGAGCCGGTATACAGGCTGTGGATAAAGGCCAAATGGAAGCGGCTAGGTCACTGGGCATGACGTACGGCATGGCTATGCGCCACGTAATAATGCCACAGGCATTCAGAAATATATTGCCGGCATTGGTAAACGAATTCATAACGCTGCTTAAAGAAACATCGGTATCAGGTTTCATAGCGCTGGATGATTTGACAAAAGGCGCGGATATTATACGCGGCATAACGTTTGATCCATATACTCCGCTGCTTACGGCAGCAGCCATATATCTTGTGTTGACAAACCTCATATCGTTTATATTCCGCAAGGTTGAAAGGAGGATGAGAATAAGTGAGCAGTGA
- a CDS encoding DUF554 domain-containing protein produces MMGTVVNALAIVAGAFLGKFIKGGLPDKYKDVVMQAVGMAVVIIGISGALRFTGIDPKVLGVDPMLMMVISLVIGGIVGEWLKIEQRLDSMAAKLQSRFAGEGTFAQAFVTASLVYCVGAMAIMGSLESGLSGNHQTLFAKSILDGITAVIFSSSLGIGVAFAAIPVFIYQGAITLSAAALKGILTPPVIEAMSSIGGVLIMGIGISLLDIKRIKIGNLLPAIFLPLIYELIRRML; encoded by the coding sequence ATGATGGGTACAGTAGTTAATGCCCTGGCCATAGTGGCCGGGGCATTTTTGGGCAAATTTATAAAAGGTGGACTGCCGGACAAATACAAAGATGTCGTTATGCAAGCCGTGGGTATGGCCGTTGTAATCATAGGCATATCTGGTGCCCTCAGATTTACTGGCATAGATCCAAAGGTATTGGGCGTAGACCCTATGCTTATGATGGTGATAAGCCTGGTAATAGGGGGCATTGTGGGCGAATGGCTCAAGATAGAGCAAAGGCTAGACAGCATGGCTGCTAAGTTGCAGTCAAGATTTGCCGGTGAAGGAACATTTGCGCAGGCATTTGTGACGGCCAGCTTAGTGTATTGCGTGGGGGCCATGGCCATTATGGGTTCATTGGAGAGCGGTTTATCAGGCAATCATCAGACGCTATTTGCGAAATCTATATTGGACGGCATTACGGCGGTCATATTTTCTTCCAGCCTCGGCATAGGCGTGGCATTTGCTGCTATTCCGGTATTTATATACCAAGGGGCTATAACGCTGTCGGCTGCGGCGTTGAAAGGCATACTTACACCTCCGGTTATAGAGGCCATGTCGTCGATAGGCGGCGTTCTCATAATGGGCATAGGCATAAGCTTGCTGGATATAAAGCGCATAAAGATAGGCAATCTGTTGCCGGCCATATTCCTACCGCTTATATATGAATTGATACGCCGAATGCTGTAA